In one Epinephelus moara isolate mb chromosome 6, YSFRI_EMoa_1.0, whole genome shotgun sequence genomic region, the following are encoded:
- the osgin2 gene encoding oxidative stress-induced growth inhibitor 2, translating to MPLLEETTLRQEHPPTVPVVIIGNGPSGICLSYLLSGYKPYLDTTTVHPNPILYRKLQETKHLSITEQDLEYLSEGLEGRSRNPVAVLFDTLLHPNADFGYEFPPVLQWRRDKQQHIPHLVLGRATPGGAWHAMEGSMLTISLGIWMELPGVNYRDLTNGKRRDVTSDRATPEEISSYYRNYVKLKGLQKNFVDNTYVTSVQKLSRGHEGEGLENGHTDQGDGGVVDGGNEGFEVNGVECLNKGGGGALWEVRGYQQVQNDTHVPFSLFAENVVLATGASDSPVRLGAEGEDLPFVSHSISDLGLAVSLRKLDMNSDPVLIVGAGLSAADAVLCACNSNIRVLHVFRKSVDDPDLIFKQLPKTLYPEYHKVYNMMCSQTYTNVAPSSASNRPQAVSIASSVCAKMCPKPQLATGNMAGNASVSLFPDYTSFPEHCVVSFQSDMKCLLQGNNSLKAFKISMALVLIGTNPNLFFLKGQGQYLGQDPTKPISCTQNPIDIHPYTFECTKEPGLFAMGPLVGDNFVRFLKGGALGIASCLLKKLKKKEKLISNGGNNFI from the exons ATGCCTCTTCTGGAAGAGACCACTCTGCGACAAGAGCACCCACCCACTGTCCCCGTGGTCATCATTG GCAATGGCCCATCAGGTATCTGTCTGTCCTACCTGCTGAGTGGATACAAGCCCTACCTTGATACAACAACTGTCCACCCAAACCCCATACTGTACAGGAAGCTGCAGGAGACCAAGCACCTATCCATCACTGAACAG GATCTGGAATATTTGAGTGAAGGTCTCGAGGGGAGATCGAGGAACCCTGTGGCTGTGCTTTTTGACACACTTCTACACCCCAATGCTGACTTTGGCTACGAGTTCCCTCCTGTCCTTCAGTGGAGGAGGGACAAGCAACAGCACATCCCACATCTGGTGCTCGGGAGGGCAACACCTGGAGGTGCTTGGCAT GCAATGGAAGGCTCCATGCTGACTATTAGTCTTGGTATCTGGATGGAGCTTCCCGGTGTTAACTATAGAGACTTGACAAACGGGAAACGCAG GGATGTAACCAGTGACAGAGCCACCCCAGAGGAGATATCATCCTATTATCGTAACTATGTGAAGCTAAAGGGCCTCCAAAAGAATTTTGTTGACAACACCTACGTGACCTCTGTCCAGAAACTCAGCCGGGGGCATGAGGGGGAAGGTCTGGAGAATGGGCACACTGATCAAGGAGAtggaggggtggtagatggtGGGAATGAAGGCTTTGAGGTAAATGGAGTTGAGTGTCTCAacaagggaggagggggggctcTCTGGGAGGTAAGGGGATACCAGCAGGTGCAGAACGACACTCATGTTCCCTTCTCTCTGTTTGCTGAGAATGTAGTTCTGGCCACCGGTGCATCTGATTCACCAGTTCGATTAGGCGCAGAAGGGGAGGACCTACCGTTTGTATCCCACAGCATCTCAGATTTGGGTTTGGCTGTAAGCCTGAGAAAACTGGATATGAACTCTGATCCGGTTTTAATTGTAGGTGCGGGTTTAAGTGCTGCAGACGCAGTTCTGTGCGCTTGTAACAGCAACATAAGAGTGCTTCATGTCTTTCGTAAGAGCGTAGACGACCCAGACCTCATCTTCAAACAGCTGCCCAAGACCCTGTACCCAGAGTACCACAAAGTCTATAACATGATGTGCTCTCAGACCTACACAAACGTGGCTCCCTCCTCTGCTTCAAACAGACCCCAGGCTGTAAGCATTGCCTCTTCAGTATGTGCCAAGATGTGCCCAAAGCCCCAACTTGCCACAGGTAACATGGCTGGTAATGCCAGTGTCAGCCTGTTTCCTGACTACACCAGTTTCCCTGAACACTGCGTGGTGTCCTTCCAGTCTGACATGAAGTGTTTGCTGCAGGGGAACaactccctcaaggcattcAAGATCTCCATGGCACTAGTGCTGATCGGGACCAACCCtaacttgtttttcttgaagGGTCAGGGCCAGTACCTGGGTCAGGATCCGACAAAACCCATCTCTTGCACGCAGAACCCCATTGACATCCACCCCTACACTTTTGAGTGCACCAAGGAGCCAGGTCTGTTTGCCATGGGCCCGCTAGTGGGAGACAACTTTGTTCGCTTTTTGAAGGGTGGTGCTTTAGGCATTGCCTCCTGTCTGCTGAAGAAACTcaagaagaaagagaaactCATCAGCAATGGAGGGAACAACTTCATTTGA